A stretch of DNA from Deltaproteobacteria bacterium:
CGCGTCGGCGTGCGAGTGATCGACGAAGGCCGCGGGCAGGAAGGCGTGGAGCAGCGTCTCGATGCTCGGCGTCGGCGCGGTCGGGTCGACGAGCGCACGGCGCTGCTGCGCGACCATGTTTTCGTCGGAGAGCGCGCCGAGCGCGCGCAGCTCGAGCAGCGGCTGGAGCAGGAGCGCCGGCAGGCCCGCGGGCTCGATCCGCGCCAGGTCGCTCCCCGAGCCCTTCACGTGCAGCACGCGGACGTCGCGCCCGAAGAGATCGCGCGCGCTCGTCTTGACCGAGGTGTTGCCACCGCCGTGCAGCACCAGGTCCGGCTCGGCGCCGATCAGCCGAGACGTGTAGACGCGGTCGGCGAGGGCTTCGCCCTGCTCGGAGTAGCGCTCCCGGTAGCGCGCGAGCTCCTCAGGACCGAAGCGGCTCTCCATTGCGCGAAAACCTAGCAGAGAGGGCTTGCCTTGCCCCCGCACCGGGCCGCCGATACCCTGCGCGAGTCGGCTCCGAGCGCGCCCTGCCAAGGGTGTTCGCTCGGCCTGGTCAGTGCCGTCGATGAGCGGGCGGCGATCGGGGCGGGAGCTGGGTCCCGCGCGACGTTCACGCGCCGCGTTAGGAGGTGGTCCAAAAGTGTTTCAATCAAGCACAGTGACGGCAGAGGTGGTTTCCATCTAGGTCCGCCTAGAAACCTGGTGGCGGACCTGGCATGGCCCAGGAACCACCCGAACCCCGAGGGTCCGCTTGGTCACTGAGCGGGCGACCGCCACGGCGGGCGCAGCACCTTCGGGGTTTTTCTCGCCCGAATCGATCCGAACGCAGACCACGGGAGCCGCAGAATTGGAGTTCGAGCAGCGCTGCCGGGATCTGCTCCCGAGCCTGGAACGCGAGGACGGCGGACTGCGATTCCACGTCGCGACCGTCGACGGCCCGGCGGTGATGTCGTCGTGGACGTCCGCGCATCTCGCGCTCTCGTTGCGCCACATCGACGCCGCCGCCGCGCTCGCGGAGCTTCGCGCCCTGTACGAAGGCTGTCAGCGCGACGACGGCCTGCTCGCGGCCGAGCGCGTCGCCGACGAGGCGGAGCGCAGCGCGCGCATGCGCGAAGTCGGCGCGGTCTTCGGCGAGGACGCGCGCTCGCAGCTGATCGCGCCGCCGGTCGCCGCGTTCGCGGTCGCCTGTCTCGCGCTCGCCGACGCGGAGGGAAGCCGCGATCTGCTCGAGCTCGCCACGCGCGAGCTCGACGCGATCTGGGGCGCACGGCTGCCCCCCGACACGCCGCTGCCGGTGATCCTGCACCCGCTGGAGAGCGGCGTTCCGCGTTCGGCGCTCTTCGAATCGCTGCTGGACTGCGAGGACGACGACGAGTGGCGCGACGACAGCGCGACGCTGTTCCGCTCCGCTGCGGCCTGCCGGCTCGACCCCGAGCACGCGCTGCGCGCGGGTCACCCGTTCGTGATCGAGGACCCCGTCTTCTGCGGCTGGCTGCTGCTCGCGCTCGAAGAGTGCTCGCGCGCCTGGGAGAAGCTCGGCGACACGACTTCGTGTCAGAAGCTGCGGATCCGCTCCGAGATGATCGCCGAGGGCATCCACTCGCGTCTCTGGTGGGAGGAGCATGAGATCTACGCCGGCTGGAATCGCGGCCGGCAGAGCGCGCTCCGCTCGGTGACGGCCGGGGGGTTGCTTCCCGCCGCGACGCGAACGCTGGCCGAGGAGGGCACGCCGCGGCGTCTGGTCGATCGCCACCTGCGCCCCTCGGCGTCCGCGCTCTGGAGCTCGCGCGGCGTCTTCCACGCCCCGCCCATGCGCGGCGAGCGCGACGACCTCGATTCCCGAGGCGATCGGCCCGACGCGGCCTCGCCGCTCGCGCACTTCTGGGCGCACCTTGTGCTCTCGCGCGCGGAACGCCCGGCCGACGCGCGCGTCGCACGCGCACAGCTCGAGGCGCTCGCGCTCGCGCGCGGGTTCCAGCACGAGTACGACGTCGGGAAGGATCAGCCCGAGGCGATGCTCGCGGACACGTCCGCCCTGCCCCTGCTCGCGCTGGGAATGCGCGAGCGCGGCCTGCTGTAGACTGACCCTCGTCGTCATGGGGTTCTACGAGCGCCACGTCTTTCCGCACGTCCTCGACTTCGTGATGCGCGGCATGCAGCCGCTTCGCGGCGGCGTGCTCGCGCCGGCCTCGGGCGACGTGCTCGAGATCGGCTTCGGAACCGGACTGAACCTTCCGCACTACCCGGCGTCGGTCCGCTCGCTCTCCGCGATCGATCCGATGGACGCGCTGCAGGAGCGGGTCGCGGCCCGGGTCGCGGCCGCGCCGTTTCCGGTCGAGCGGCACCGGCTGCGCGCCGACGGCGGGCTGCCGTTCGACGCGGGGCGCTTCGACTGCGCGACGGTGACCTGGACGCTCTGCACCATCCCCGATCCGGTCGCGGCGCTTCGCGAGGTCCGCCGGGTGCTCAAGCCCGGCGCGCGTCTGCTCTTCATCGAGCACGGCCGCAGCGACGACGCGCGCGTCGCGCGCTTCCAGGACCGCTGGAATCCGATCCAGAACGTGATCGGCGTCGGCTGCAACGTGAACCGGAGGATCGACGCGCTGATCCTGGAGGCGGGCTTCGAATTCGAGAAGCTCGAGCGCTTCAAGGCCGACGGCCCCCGCTTCCTCGCCGAGATGTACCGCGGAGTCGCGACGAGCTAGCCGCTTGCAGCTGCGCGCCTTCGGGCGTAGCCTGCGTTCCAGAATCAGACACGGCGTTCTGAATAATGGAACGATCGAGCGACTTCAGCGGAACCATCGACAAGGCCCTCGAGCTGCTGTTCCACCTGCACGAGCAGCCCGCTCCGCGCGGCGTCTCCGAGCTCGGCCGGGCGCTCGCGCTTCCGAAGTCGACCGCGCACCGGCTGCTCGCGTCGCTCTCGCGGCGCGGGCTGGTCGAGCGCGACGCGCTGGGGCGCTACCGCCCGGGGATCGCGCTGGTCGCGCTCGGGCTCGGCGTGCTGGAGCGCGAACCGCTGGTCGAGGCCGCGCGGCCGGTGCTGGAGCGGACGGCGGAGGCGCTCGGCGAGACGATCTTCCTTTCGGCCGCGCGCGCCGGGCGGCTCTACGTGGTCGACAAGCAGGAGGGCTCGGGCTTCCTGCGCGCCGCTCCGCGCGTCGGCAGCGAGATTCCCGCGCACGCGACCGCGATCGGCAAGCTCTATCTCGCCTTCGCGCCCGGCGATCTGCTTCCCGTGCGATCGGAGATCGCGCGCTTCACGCCCGCGACTCTGGTCGAACCGCGCGCGCTCTCGCGCGAGATCGAGCGCGTGCGCGCGAGCGGAATCGCCGAGATGCGCGACGAGTGGATTCCCGGGCTCTCGGGCGTGGCCGCCCCGATCCGACTCGGCGAGCGGCTCTTCGGCGCGATCGCGCTCGCCGCGCCGAGCCCGCACTTCTCGGGCGCGAGCGAGATCGCGTTTCGCGAAGGCGTGCTCGCGGCGGCCGCCGAGATCGAGACGCGCCTTTCGGGAGGGCGCCGGATGCCCGCGCGCAAGCGCGCAGGAGGTGACACATGAAGGTGTGGATCGACGGCCGCGTCGTCGACGGGAGCGAGGCGCGCGTCCCGGTCACGGATCACGGGCTGCTCTACGGCGACGGGATCTTCGAGGGCATCCGGCTCGCCGGCGGACGCGTGTTCAGGCTCGACTCGCACCTCGCGCGACTGCGCCACTCGGGCCGGGCGATCGGCCTCGAGCTGCCGGGCGGAATCGCCGGCGTTCGCGAGATCGTGCTCGCGACGGCTCGCGCCTGGGGACGGCCCGACGGCTACGTGCGCCTGCTCGTCACGCGCGGCGACGGCGCGATGGGCGTGGACCCGACGCGCTGTCCGAGCCCGCGGGTGATCTGCATCGCCTGCGAGATCGAGCTCTTCCCGGCGCAGCTTCTCGCGACCGGGGTCTCGATGGTGACCGTGAGCGTGCGGCGACCCGGGCCCGACGTGCTCGATCCCCGCGTGAAGAGCCTGAACTACCTGAACAGCGTGCTGGCCAAGCGCGAGGCCAGGCTGCGCGGCGCCGACGAGGCGCTGATCCTGAACTCGGTCGGAAACGTGGCCGAGGCCGCGGTGGCGAACGTGTTCGCGTTCCGCCGCGGGAAGCTGCTGACCCCGCCCGCGACGGACGGGGCGCTCGAAGGCGTGACACGCGGATGTGTCATGGAGCTCGCGGCCGGGCTCGGGATCCCGGCCGAGGAGCGCAGCCTGACGCGAATGGACCTGCTCTCCGCCGACGAGGTCTTCCTGTCGGGGACGGGCGCGCGAATCGTCGCCGTGCGCTCGCTCGACGGCGCCGAGATCGGAGTCCGGGCGCCGGGCCCGGTCACCGAGAAGCTCGCCGCCGCCTTCGCGGAGGTCGCCAGGAGCGACGGCCCGATCTACCTCGACTGAGGCGCGCTTCGGATGCGCGAGTGGTGGGCGGTCTGCTCGGCCGAGTAGGCGTGCTCCCGGCCCACCACGCAGGCGCGGCGGGCGTCGCAGGCCAGGGCGCATTCGGGAAGCGTGAGGCGAATCCGGTAACACGCCTGCGCGTCGACGCCGCCCGCGCCGACGAGCCCCCCGTGACAGGCGCTCGCGCAGGGAGCCGCGCAGCCGTCGCAGGGTGACCAGGGCGCGGGCTCGCGCGGCTCGAAGCTCTCGACCACGAGCAGCACGGCGCGAATCCCGATCCAGGGTCCGTACCTGGGATGGATCAGCACGCCGACGCGGCCGGGAGCGCCGAAGCCCGCGCGCCGCGCCAGCGCGACCAGCGGCAGGTACACACCGTCGCGTCGGTCGGCGTAGAAGCCGACCACGGCCGCAGGCTCGCAGAGCGCCGCGGACCGCGCGAGCACCCGGCGCGTGTACGCGTCGAGCGGGTCGATCTCGAGCGCACGCTCGGGCGAGGCGGCGAAGCGCTCCCAGAGCTCGCGCCCCGCGTTTCCGACCACGAGCGCGCCGCGCGCGCCGGGCGCGAGCTGCGAAGATCGCCACGGCTCGGGCACGAGCGAGTCGTACTCCGCGATCGCAAGCGCTCCGGCGAGCCCGAGCCCGGCGTCGGCGAGCTCGGCCAGAGCCCGTTCGAGGCTCAAGCCCCGCTCTCGAAGCTTCGCCCCGCCTCGAGCCCGACGCGCTTCGCGAAGTCCGCGGCCGCCTCCTTGCCGCCGTCGGCGCGCACCCGCTTCACGCGCAGCGCGCCGCCGCGAAGCGCGATCGACAGCCCTGCGTCGCCGCAGTCGATCACGGTTCCCGCCGCGGCCGAAGCGCGCTCGGGAAGCAGCGCGGCGTCGAAGAGGCGAACGCGTTGCCCGGCGAAGCGCAGCCAGGCGCCGGGCTGCGGATCGCAGCCGCGCACGAGCCGGTCGATCTCGGCTGCGGGCGCGGCCAGATCGATCGCCGCCACCGTGTCGTCGACCAGCCCGTGCGCGGTCGCGAGCCGCTCGTCCTGGGCGCGCGGCTTCGCGCGACCGCTGGCGACCAGCTCGGTGGCCTCGACCATCGCTTCGATCCCCAACGGCTGCAGCTTCTCGAAGAAGAGCGTCGAGGTCGTCTCCGTCGGCGAGATCCCGACGCCGCCCTTCTGCAGGACGATCGGCCCGGTGTCGACGCCGTCGTCGGGAACGAAGATCGTCACGCCCGTCTCGCGCTCGCCGAGAATGATCTGGTACTGCAGCGCCGCGCCGCCGCGAAAGCGCGGCAGGAGCGAGGGGTGGAAGCACAAGCTCTTGTGCCGCGGATCGTCGGTGATCTCGCGCGGCAGGAAGACCTGCACCGACGCGAGCAGATTCAGGTCGGCGCCGAGCGCGCGGTGCTCGGCGAGCGCGGCCTCGATCGGCTCACCGCTCTTCTTGCGGAAGAAGCGCCGCCGCACCAGCGCGATGCCGAGCTCGGCGGCGCGCTCGGCCAGCGCGTCGGGGCGGCCGGCGTCGGGTGGCGCGAATACGCCGACGACCTCGTGGCCGTTCGCGCGCACCCGCTCGAGCGTCTCGCGGCCGAACGCGGCCTGGCCGAAGAGCGCAATGCGCAGGCTCATCCGGGCAGCCTAGCACGCGGCCCGATCGACCGGACCGGACGCGCGGGGTGACCGAGCGCGAGCACTCCCGGCGGAATGTCGCGAGTCACGACCGAGCGCGCGCCGACCACGACGTCGTCGCCGATGGTCACGCCCTGCAGCACAGTCACGTCCGACGCGATCCAGACGCGCTCGCCGATCGTCACCGGGCTGCTGCGTTCGGGGGTGTGCACGTCGAGGTTGTGGAAGTCCGAGTCCAGCACGCGCGAGCCGAAGCCGATCATCGAGTCGTCGCCCATGCGAATGCCGACGTTCGCGTGCAGCATCGCCCCATTCACCAGGCAGCGAGCGCCGAGCTCGATGCGCGCGCCCTCGGCCACGGTGACGAAGTTCGGGCCGCACTCGGTGCGCAGCCAGACGCGCGGCCCGAGCAGAAGCGATCCACCCGACTGTACCCAGACGTGGTTCACGCGCCGCCGCTCGGTCGCGTAGCCCGGGCCGACCGAGACGCGCGCGCCCGGCTCGATGCGAAGATCAGTGAGGCGCAGGTTCGGCGAGACCGCGGCGCCGAGCTCGAGCCGCGTACCGAATCTCTGCCGCCAGATGGCGAAGCGCAGCTGGTCCCAGGCATAGATCGCGCGTAGCAGCTCGGCTTTCATGGCGGCGCAGTCTATCACTGGCACGCGGCGTGACTTGTGCGCTCCACTTCCCCCGCGCCTCCGGCCGATGAGAGCCGGCGGTGGCCGCCGGGAAAGATGCGCTCTACGACCTCGTCCTCGCCGAGCTCGAGCGGGCGCTCGACCCGCGCGAGCTGCGCAGGCGCGGGCGCGACGGCATCGTCGAGCTGGCCCAGAACGCGGCGGACTTCGCCGAGCTGCGTCCCCCGGGCGAGGCGCGCTTGCGGGTCACGTCGCCCGCCGGCCTGCGGGCGGGCCGCACCGCGATCGAGATCCTCGCGGCCGACCAGCCCTTCATCGTCGACACCGTGCGGCTGGTGCTTCGCAGGAGCGGGCAGCACGAGCTCGTGCTCCTGCACCCGCTGCTCGCGATCGAGCGGGACCTCGACGGCGGCGTCGAGAGCCTGGGGCGCGAGTCGGTGCCGCGGACGCGCGAGTCGTACGTCTACGCCGAGATCCACGCGCTGGACGACGCGAGCGAGTGCGCGCGGCTCGAATCGGAGCTCGCGCACGCGCTCGCCGACGCGCGCCGGGTGGTCGGCGACCATGCGCCGATGCTCGCACGCCTGCGCGAGCACGCAGCGCGGATCGAGGCCTGCGCCGACGCCCTGTCCGGAGCTTGCGAGCGCGCGCGAAACCTGGCGGAGATGTTCCGCTGGCTCGAGGGGGAGGGATTCCTCTTCATGGGCTATCGGCGCTACGCGGTGCAGCGCGAGCCGGGCGGCTACCGCGTCACGCTCGAGCCTTCGAGCGCGCTCGGAATCCTCGCCGAGCTCGACGATTCCCGCTTCGACGACGCGGAGGCGAAGACGCCGGTGCCCGCGCTCGTGGCTTCGCGCCTCGAAGACGAGCGCGTGATCTTCTTCGACAAGACGCGAAGCGACTCGACGGTCCACCGGCTCGGCAGGCTCGACTCGGTTTCGGTGAAGCTCCTCGACGAGCGCGCGCGGGTGATCGGCTTCGGGCGGTTCGTCGGCCTGCTCACGAACCGGGCGATGCGGATGCGGCCTTCGGCGCTGGGAATCCTCGCGGCGCGACGCGCGCGCGTCGTCGAAGCGCTCGGAGCCGAGCCCGGGTCGCACACGCACAAGCTCGCGCTCGAAGCGTACGACTGCCTGCCGCTCGAATTCCTTCTGCCCGCGCAGCTCGAAGACGTGCGGCGGGTCGTCGCGAGCGTCGTTTCCGCGGCCGAGCTCTCACGGGTCGAGGTCGTGAGCGTGTCCGATCCGGAGAACCGCTCCTTCTTCGTTTCCGTGGTGCTGCCACGGCGCGCCTACGAGGAGCGCTTTCGCGGCGAGATCGACCGCCTGCTCGAATCCCGTCACGCCGCGAGCCAGATCGATCACCGCACCTCGTTCCTCGACGAGGACCTGGCGCTCGTGCACTTCTTCTGCGCCTGCGAATCGGACCTGGCGCCGGGCGCGCTCGACGGCCTCGAAGCCGAGGTTCGCGACCTGGTCGAGCGCTGGCAGGATCGCTTCGAGGAAGCGCTCGCGCAGAGCTGGCCCGACGAGCGCGCGTTCCGCCTCGCCGAGCACTACGCGCGCGCGTTTCCGGATTCGTACCGCGTGGTCACGTCGCCCGAAGAAGCCGCGCTGGACACGGGCCACCTCGAACGGCTGCGCGCGGGCGAGTCGGGCGTCGAGATCGGGCTCGACCTGGCCACCGCCTACGGCGACCCGCGCACCCAACGGCTGAAGCTGTATCTGCGCGAGCGGCCGTACCTGACCGACGTGCTTCCCGTCGTGCACCGCTTCGGGGTGCACGTCGTCGACGCGACGCTCACCGAGATCGCCGCGCCGCCGCTGCCGTCGCTCTGGGTGGTGGCGTTCCGGATCGAGCCGATGACCGGCGCGGAAGACGCGTCGGGTGCCGTCGAGGCGCGCGTTCTCGACGGCCTGCGCGCGGCGCTCTCCGGCCGGGTGGCGAGCGACGAGCTGAATCGGCTCGTGCGCGGCGCGGGTCTCGATTGGCGCGCGGTGGACGTGCTTCGCGCC
This window harbors:
- a CDS encoding ferredoxin; this encodes MSLERALAELADAGLGLAGALAIAEYDSLVPEPWRSSQLAPGARGALVVGNAGRELWERFAASPERALEIDPLDAYTRRVLARSAALCEPAAVVGFYADRRDGVYLPLVALARRAGFGAPGRVGVLIHPRYGPWIGIRAVLLVVESFEPREPAPWSPCDGCAAPCASACHGGLVGAGGVDAQACYRIRLTLPECALACDARRACVVGREHAYSAEQTAHHSRIRSAPQSR
- a CDS encoding class I SAM-dependent methyltransferase, whose translation is MGFYERHVFPHVLDFVMRGMQPLRGGVLAPASGDVLEIGFGTGLNLPHYPASVRSLSAIDPMDALQERVAARVAAAPFPVERHRLRADGGLPFDAGRFDCATVTWTLCTIPDPVAALREVRRVLKPGARLLFIEHGRSDDARVARFQDRWNPIQNVIGVGCNVNRRIDALILEAGFEFEKLERFKADGPRFLAEMYRGVATS
- a CDS encoding methionyl-tRNA formyltransferase → MSLRIALFGQAAFGRETLERVRANGHEVVGVFAPPDAGRPDALAERAAELGIALVRRRFFRKKSGEPIEAALAEHRALGADLNLLASVQVFLPREITDDPRHKSLCFHPSLLPRFRGGAALQYQIILGERETGVTIFVPDDGVDTGPIVLQKGGVGISPTETTSTLFFEKLQPLGIEAMVEATELVASGRAKPRAQDERLATAHGLVDDTVAAIDLAAPAAEIDRLVRGCDPQPGAWLRFAGQRVRLFDAALLPERASAAAGTVIDCGDAGLSIALRGGALRVKRVRADGGKEAAADFAKRVGLEAGRSFESGA
- the ilvE gene encoding branched-chain-amino-acid transaminase is translated as MKVWIDGRVVDGSEARVPVTDHGLLYGDGIFEGIRLAGGRVFRLDSHLARLRHSGRAIGLELPGGIAGVREIVLATARAWGRPDGYVRLLVTRGDGAMGVDPTRCPSPRVICIACEIELFPAQLLATGVSMVTVSVRRPGPDVLDPRVKSLNYLNSVLAKREARLRGADEALILNSVGNVAEAAVANVFAFRRGKLLTPPATDGALEGVTRGCVMELAAGLGIPAEERSLTRMDLLSADEVFLSGTGARIVAVRSLDGAEIGVRAPGPVTEKLAAAFAEVARSDGPIYLD
- a CDS encoding IclR family transcriptional regulator — its product is MERSSDFSGTIDKALELLFHLHEQPAPRGVSELGRALALPKSTAHRLLASLSRRGLVERDALGRYRPGIALVALGLGVLEREPLVEAARPVLERTAEALGETIFLSAARAGRLYVVDKQEGSGFLRAAPRVGSEIPAHATAIGKLYLAFAPGDLLPVRSEIARFTPATLVEPRALSREIERVRASGIAEMRDEWIPGLSGVAAPIRLGERLFGAIALAAPSPHFSGASEIAFREGVLAAAAEIETRLSGGRRMPARKRAGGDT